A stretch of the Thermithiobacillus plumbiphilus genome encodes the following:
- the rodA gene encoding rod shape-determining protein RodA yields the protein MMQVRGFFRSLDIGLILLVVMLMMVSMLALYSASGQDTAMVLRQLMRYGLGFAVVLLIARMPPRILYAWAPYLYFLGLVLLILVAVAGEIRLGARRWLDLGFMSFQPSEIMKLALPMFLARYYSQESARNTKSVLIGLLLMGLPFVLVLKQPDLGTASLIAAAGFFVLWLAGVPFVWFAGLGTLLLASAPVLWHFLHEYQRQRILTLLDPQADPLGSGYHIIQSMIAIGSGGVMGKGWLQGTQARLDFIPESHTDFIFAVFAEEFGLAGEIVLLSLYLLVIGRGLIIAFENKDPFARILSGALSLTLFVYVFANMGMVSGILPVVGVPLPFISYGGTSMITLMATFGILMSVHAHRRINA from the coding sequence ATGATGCAGGTCCGAGGTTTTTTCCGCAGCCTTGATATTGGATTGATCCTGCTGGTGGTGATGCTGATGATGGTCAGCATGCTCGCGCTCTATAGTGCTTCCGGACAGGATACCGCCATGGTGCTGCGCCAGCTGATGCGCTATGGGCTGGGATTTGCGGTGGTGCTGCTCATTGCCCGCATGCCACCACGCATCCTCTATGCCTGGGCCCCTTACTTGTATTTCCTGGGGCTTGTCCTATTAATACTGGTAGCAGTGGCCGGGGAGATCCGGCTGGGGGCCCGGCGCTGGCTCGATCTCGGTTTCATGAGCTTCCAGCCTTCCGAGATCATGAAGCTGGCCCTGCCAATGTTCCTGGCGCGTTACTATTCCCAGGAATCGGCCCGCAATACCAAGTCGGTGCTGATTGGACTGCTGCTGATGGGCCTGCCCTTCGTACTGGTGCTGAAACAGCCGGATCTGGGCACCGCCAGCCTGATCGCCGCCGCCGGTTTCTTCGTGCTCTGGCTGGCTGGCGTGCCCTTTGTCTGGTTCGCCGGGCTTGGTACCCTGCTGCTGGCCAGTGCCCCGGTGCTGTGGCATTTTTTGCATGAGTACCAGCGCCAGCGTATCCTGACCCTGCTCGATCCCCAGGCAGATCCCCTGGGGTCCGGCTATCACATCATCCAGAGCATGATAGCCATTGGGTCGGGTGGGGTGATGGGCAAGGGTTGGCTCCAGGGTACGCAGGCGCGGCTGGATTTCATCCCGGAAAGCCATACGGACTTCATCTTCGCGGTGTTTGCCGAGGAGTTCGGCCTGGCCGGGGAGATCGTGCTCCTGTCCCTGTACCTACTGGTGATCGGCCGGGGGCTCATCATTGCCTTTGAGAACAAGGATCCCTTTGCCCGCATTCTGTCCGGCGCCCTGAGTCTGACCTTGTTCGTTTATGTTTTCGCCAACATGGGCATGGTATCCGGTATTTTGCCGGTGGTTGGCGTACCCTTGCCGTTCATCAGTTATGGCGGCACCTCGATGATCACCCTGATGGCGACCTTCGGTATCCTGATGTCCGTCCATGCCCATCGCCGCATCAACGCCTGA
- the mrdA gene encoding penicillin-binding protein 2, which yields MNLQNERDLRRFSVRVTQAFIGLLILTALLLTRLSYLQVVQHEHYSTLSTQNRIAVVPIPPTRGLILDRKGRILAENRPMYTLELVTERVPDLDRTLQGLQRLLPISADDVKSFRRNVKRKRAFEGVVLRSDLSDEEVGTFAIHRHEFPGVAVNARLRRIYPHGMLASHLLGYVGRLNGQDLKRINPDEYAGLDYIGKDGVEKAYESLLRGQAGYKQVEINSHGRVIRDLDVVPAVPGQNLVLSIDLDVQRAAETAIGERQGAAVAMDTETGELLALASMPGYDPNWFVDGISNGLWNALQKDPYHPMTNRFLRGMFPPGSTLKPFVAMAGLETGVVTPETPIYCPGYFRLPGKSHKYHCWKHGGHGNEDARSAIAQSCDVYFYTVAMNLGIQRMHDSLQQFGFGQKTGIDLLGEKSGLLPSPDWKRKRFKQIWYPGETVIAGIGQGYMLTTPLQLARATAMVANGGVAVQPRVGRFLQDQASGRRQSLLARPGQVQHMSQRDLQVVREGMELVVTGGTATNINRGAVTIAGKTGSAQVAGLRRDASGRAINHTAEELKDHALFIAYAPVEQPRIAVSVIIEHGAHGNTAAAPVARTIVDAYLAPPVPSLAPKMPLTAQAAGNPAAEPVPPADNRRVVLPSTGPAPLAGDE from the coding sequence ATGAATCTCCAGAATGAACGGGATCTGCGGCGCTTCAGCGTACGTGTGACGCAAGCCTTCATCGGCCTGCTGATCCTGACGGCGCTGTTGCTGACCCGCCTGAGTTATCTGCAGGTGGTCCAGCACGAGCATTACAGCACGCTCTCGACCCAGAATCGCATTGCCGTGGTGCCCATTCCGCCGACCCGTGGCCTGATCCTGGATCGCAAGGGCCGGATCCTGGCGGAAAACCGGCCCATGTACACGCTGGAGCTGGTGACCGAGCGCGTGCCGGATCTGGATCGCACCCTGCAGGGCCTGCAGCGCCTGCTGCCGATCAGCGCGGATGACGTCAAGAGCTTCCGGCGCAATGTAAAGCGCAAGCGTGCCTTCGAAGGTGTCGTGCTGCGCAGTGATCTGAGCGACGAGGAGGTCGGCACCTTCGCCATTCATCGGCATGAGTTTCCGGGCGTGGCGGTCAATGCCCGCCTGCGGAGAATCTATCCCCATGGCATGCTGGCGTCCCATCTGCTTGGCTATGTCGGCCGCCTCAATGGTCAGGATCTCAAGCGCATCAACCCCGATGAGTATGCCGGCCTGGACTACATCGGCAAGGATGGCGTCGAAAAGGCCTATGAATCCCTGTTGCGAGGGCAGGCAGGCTACAAGCAGGTAGAGATCAACTCCCATGGTCGGGTGATCCGCGATCTCGATGTCGTCCCGGCGGTACCGGGGCAGAACCTGGTGCTGAGCATCGACCTGGATGTCCAGCGTGCCGCCGAGACGGCCATTGGTGAACGCCAGGGTGCCGCCGTCGCCATGGATACCGAGACCGGCGAGCTGCTGGCCCTGGCCAGCATGCCGGGCTACGATCCCAATTGGTTCGTGGATGGCATCAGCAACGGCTTGTGGAACGCCCTGCAGAAGGACCCTTATCATCCGATGACCAACCGCTTCCTGCGCGGCATGTTCCCGCCAGGCTCGACGCTCAAGCCCTTCGTGGCCATGGCGGGCCTGGAAACCGGAGTGGTGACACCGGAAACCCCCATCTACTGTCCCGGTTATTTCCGCCTGCCCGGCAAGAGTCACAAGTATCACTGCTGGAAGCATGGCGGTCATGGCAATGAAGACGCGCGCAGTGCCATCGCGCAATCCTGCGATGTGTATTTCTATACCGTGGCCATGAATCTCGGCATCCAGCGCATGCACGACTCCCTGCAGCAGTTCGGTTTTGGTCAGAAGACCGGCATCGATCTGCTGGGCGAGAAATCCGGTTTGCTGCCCTCGCCGGACTGGAAGCGCAAGCGCTTCAAGCAGATCTGGTACCCCGGAGAGACCGTGATCGCCGGTATCGGCCAAGGCTATATGCTGACCACGCCCCTGCAACTGGCGCGCGCCACGGCCATGGTGGCAAATGGCGGGGTTGCAGTGCAGCCCCGGGTCGGGCGTTTTCTGCAGGACCAGGCCAGTGGCAGGCGGCAATCGCTGCTGGCCCGGCCTGGGCAGGTCCAGCATATGTCCCAGCGTGATCTGCAGGTCGTGCGCGAGGGCATGGAGCTGGTTGTGACGGGTGGCACGGCCACCAACATCAACCGGGGAGCGGTCACGATCGCCGGCAAGACCGGCTCGGCCCAGGTGGCGGGCCTGCGCCGCGACGCCAGCGGGCGCGCCATCAATCACACCGCCGAAGAGCTCAAGGATCACGCGCTTTTCATTGCCTATGCGCCCGTCGAACAGCCGCGAATCGCGGTGTCGGTCATCATCGAGCACGGCGCGCATGGCAATACGGCTGCAGCGCCGGTGGCACGTACCATCGTGGACGCCTACCTGGCGCCGCCAGTGCCGTCTCTTGCGCCAAAAATGCCGCTGACGGCGCAGGCGGCTGGCAACCCAGCGGCTGAACCTGTGCCGCCGGCAGACAATCGAAGGGTGGTCCTGCCATCCACTGGCCCGGCACCCCTTGCAGGAGATGAATGA
- the mreD gene encoding rod shape-determining protein MreD — protein sequence MNYLLIPLSLLVGMIADNLALPLDVAQFRPDFTLLILIYWVLMMPRLAGIGTAWVVGLLQDTLSGGWLGLHAFTKSLLAYFTLRLHLQIQIFPPWQQMAIILFYSYLEHVFVWLVRSAWVPTSLQMSDFIQPLTTALFWPLVFLALSAVKRRAKLD from the coding sequence GTGAACTACTTGCTGATTCCCTTGTCTCTGCTGGTGGGAATGATTGCCGACAATCTGGCGTTGCCGCTCGATGTGGCGCAGTTCCGGCCTGACTTCACCTTGCTGATTCTGATCTACTGGGTGCTGATGATGCCGCGCCTGGCGGGAATCGGCACTGCCTGGGTAGTCGGTCTGTTGCAGGACACCCTCAGCGGTGGCTGGCTCGGTCTGCATGCCTTCACCAAGTCCCTGTTGGCTTATTTTACCTTGCGTCTGCACCTGCAGATTCAGATCTTTCCGCCCTGGCAGCAGATGGCGATCATTCTGTTCTACTCCTATCTGGAACATGTATTCGTGTGGCTTGTACGCAGTGCCTGGGTTCCGACTTCCCTGCAGATGTCCGATTTCATCCAGCCGCTGACCACCGCGCTGTTCTGGCCGCTGGTCTTTCTGGCCCTCTCCGCCGTGAAACGCCGCGCGAAACTTGATTGA